The Sebastes umbrosus isolate fSebUmb1 chromosome 19, fSebUmb1.pri, whole genome shotgun sequence genome has a segment encoding these proteins:
- the tln1 gene encoding talin-1 isoform X1, giving the protein MVALSLKIGVGNVVKTMQFEPSTMVYDACRIIRERVPEAQLGQPNDYGLFLSDEDPKKGIWLEAGKALDYYMLRNGDTLEYKKKQRPLKIRMLDGTVKTVMVDDSKIVSDMLMTICARIGITNYDEYSLVRDILEEKKEETTGTLKRDKTLLRDDKKMEKLKQKLHTDDELNWLDHGRTLREQGVEETEMLLLRRKFFYSDQNVDSRDPVQLNLLYVQARDDILNGSHPVSFDKACEFAGYQCQIQFGDHNETKHKPGFLDLKEFLPKEYIKHKGEKKIFQAHKNCQNMTEIEAKVSYVKLARSLQTYGVSFFLVKEKMKGKNKLVPRLLGITKECVMRVDEKTKEVIQEWNLTNIKRWAASPKSFTLDFGDYQDGYYSVQTTEGEQIAQLIAGYIDIILKKKKSKDHFGLEGDEESTMLEDSVSPKKSTVLQQQFNRVGKVETGSVALPAIMRSGAGGPESFQMGSMPQAKQHITSGQMHRGHMPPLTSAQQALTGTINCSMSAVQAAQASLDDFDTLPPLGTDAASQAWRKNKMDESKHEIHSQVDAITAGTASMVNLTAGDPAETDYTAVGCAVTTISSNLTEMSKGVKLLAALMEDEGGNGQQLLGAAKNLAGAVSDMLKTAQPANTEPRQILLQAAGNVGQASGELLSHIGETDTDPQFQDMLMHLAKAVANAAAALVLKAKNVAQKTEDSAQQNRVIAAATQCALSTSQLVACTRVVAPTISSPVCQEQLIEAGKLVAKSVEGCVDASQGATGDEGLLKQVGVAATGVTHALNELLQHIKQYASGGHPIGRHGEATDRILDVTENIFSSMGDAGEMVRQARILAQATSDLVNAIKMDAEGETDLENSRKLLSAAKLLADATAKMVEAAKGAAANPDSEEQQQKLREAAEGLRMATNAAAQNAIKKRLVNKLEHAAKQAAAAATQTIAAAQHAASSNRNTAAQQQLVQSCKVVAEQIPQLVQGVRGSQSQPDSPSAQLALISASQNFLQPGAKMVTASKATVPTIGDQASAMQLGQCAKNLASALAELRTTSQKAQEACGPLEIENALSMVRGLEKEIQEAKASAEGGKLKPLPGETLEKCSQDLGTSTKAVSSSMAQLLSEATQGNENYTGMAARDVAQALKSLASAARGVAATTDDRAARNAILDCAHDVMDKSGNLIEETKRAIAKPGDPESQQRLAQVAKAVSQALNRCVNCLPGQRDVDNAIRTVGEASKTLLSNSFPSSGRSFQEVQAQLNEVAAGLNQSANEVVQASRGTTQDLARSTSKFGQDFSTFLDAGVDMAGTSQSKDDQTQVVSNLKTISMSSSKLLLAAKALSTDQSSPNLKNQLAAAARAVTDSINQLITMCTQQAPGQKECDNALRELESVRVMLENPTEGINELSYFDCIDSVMENSKVLGESMAGISHNAKNSNLPEFGDSVSGGSKALCGLTEAAAQAAYLVGVSDPNSSAGQRGLVDPAQFARANQSIQMACQNLVDPACTQSQVLSAATIVAKHTSALCNACRLASSKTANPVAKRQFVQSAKEVANTTANLVKSIKALDGAFNNENREKCKAATGPLIEAVDNLTAFASNPEFASIPAQISPEGHAAMEPIVAAAKTMLESSTGLIQTARSLAVNPKDPPKWSVLAGHSRTVSDSIKKLITNMREKAPGQRECDDAIEVLNGCIREVDQASLAAISQQLTPREDISMEALHEQMAASVHEISNLIDPVGVAARSEASQLGHKVSQMASYFEPLIMAAIGTASKIVSSQQQMAVLDQTKTLTESALQMLYTAKEAGGNPKAAHMQEALEESVQMMKEAVDDLGATLAEAASAAGAVGGMVDSINDAINKMEDSPALDPEGTFVDYQTTMVKTAKAIAVTVQEMVTKSNTNPDDLGGLANQLTNEFGNLANEAKYAAVTAENDEIGSHIKKQVGELGFSCTGLVTKAGALQCSPSDTFTKRELIESARKVSEKVSFVLASLQAGNRGTQACITAASAVSGIIADLDTTIMFATAGSLNRENAETFADHREYILKTAKALVEDTKLLVSGAGASQEKLSQAAQSSVSTITRLADVVKLGAASLGSEDPETQVVLINAVKDVAKALGNLISATKAAAGKSHDDPSMLQLKSSAKVMVTNVTSLLKTVKAVEDEATKGTRALESTIEHIRQELAVFSSSDPPPSTTTPEEFIRMTKGITMATAKAVAAGNSCRQEDVIATANLSRRAIADMLHSCKQAAYHPEVSKEVQMRALRYGNECATGYLGLLEHVLVPIIHKPSHDLKQQLSNYSKRVAGSVTELIQAAEAMKGTEWVDPEDPTVIAENELLGAAAAIEAAAKKLEQLRPRTKPKEADESLNFEEQILEAAKSIAAATSALVKAASAAQRELVAQGKVGAIKANSVDDGQWSHGLISAARMVAAATNNLCEAANSAVQGQASEERLISSAKQVAASTAQLLVACKVKADQDSQTMKRLQAAGNAVKRASDNLVKAAQKAAFDAQDDQAVVVKSKMVGGIAQIIAAQEEMLRKERELDEARKKLATIRQQQYKFLPTELREDGQEQ; this is encoded by the exons ATGGTGGCTCTGTCCCTAAAGATCGGTGTGGGGAATGTGGTGAAGACCATGCAGTTTGAGCCCTCCACCATGGTGTACGACGCCTGCCGGATCATCAGGGAGAGAGTTCCTGAGGCACAGCTCGGCCAGC CCAAtgactatgggctgtttctgtCTGATGAAGACCCAAAGAAAGGCATCTGGCTGGAGGCAGGAAAGGCACTGGACTACTACATGTTGAGGAATGGG gacaCTCTGGAGTATAAGAAGAAGCAGAGGCCTCTGAAGATCCGCATGCTGGATGGCACCGTGAAGACAGTCATGGTGGACGACTCCAAGATTGTCAGTGACATGCTCATGACCATCTGTGCTAGAATAG gcATCACAAACTATGACGAGTACTCACTTGTGCGAGACATCCTagaggagaaaaaggaggagacCACAGGCACCCTGAAAAGAGACAAGACTCTGCTGAGAGACGACAAGAAGATGGAGAAGCTGAAGCAGAAGCTCCACACGGACGATGAGT TGAACTGGTTGGACCACGGCAGGACGTTGAGGGAACAGGGTGTGGAGGAGACGGAGATGTTGCTGCTGAGGAGGAAATTCTTCTACTCGGACCAGAACGTGGACTCCAGAGACCCCGTCCAGCTCAACCTGCTCTATGTTCAG GCCCGTGATGACATCCTGAACGGATCTCATCCAGTCTCCTTCGATAAGGCCTGCGAGTTTGCCGGCTATCAGTGTCAGATTCAGTTCGGCGACCACAACGAGACCAAACACAAGCCTGGATTCTTAGA CTTAAAGGAGTTCCTTCCCAAAGAGTACATCAAGcacaaaggagagaaaaagatcTTCCAG GCACACAAAAACTGTCAGAACATGACAGAGATCGAGGCCAAAGTCAGCTATGTGAAGCTGGCCAGGTCTCTGCAAACCTACGGAGTGTCATTCTTTCTGGTCAAG GAGAAAATGAAGGGCAAGAACAAACTGGTGCCTCGTCTGCTGGGTATCACCAAGGAGTGCGTGATGAGGGTGGACGAGAAGACCAAGGAGGTGATCCAGGAGTGGAACCTGACCAACATCAAACGCTGGGCTGCCTCACCCAAGAGCTTCACCCTG GACTTTGGAGACTACCAAGATGGTTACTACTCTGTGCAGACCACTGAGGGAGAGCAGATAGCTCAGCTTATTGCCGGTTACATCGACATCATCCTCAAAAAG AAAAAGAGCAAAGACCACTTTGGCCTGGAGGGAGATGAAGAGTCAACCATGCTGGAAGACTCTGTGTCACCCAAAAA GTCCAcagtgctgcagcagcagttcaACAGGGTGGGCAAGGTGGAGACCGGCTCAGTGGCCCTGCCCGCCATCATGCGCTCAGGAGCTGGAGGTCCTGAGAGCTTCCAGATGGGCTCCATGCCTCAGGCCAAGCAGCACATCACCAGTGGACAGATGCACCGAGGACACATGCCTCCACtg ACTTCAGCACAGCAAGCCCTGACTGGAACCATCAACTGCAGCATGTCGGCTGTCCAGGCTGCCCAGGCCTCTCTGGATGACTTTGATACCCTGCCCCCACTGGGAACCGACGCT gcaTCCCAAGCCTGGCGCAAAAACAAGATGGATGAGTCCAAACATGAGATCCATTCCCAGGTGGATGCCATCACAGCAGGCACCGCCTCCATGGTCAACCTCACTGCAG GTGACCCAGCGGAGACGGACTACACAGCGGTGGGCTGTGCCGTGACCACAATCTCCTCCAACCTGACAGAAATGTCAAAGGGTGTCAAACTGCTGGCAGCACTCATGGAGGACGAAGGAGGAAACGGGCAGCAGCTGCTGGGTGCCGCCAAGAACCTGGCCGGTGCCGTCTCCGACATGCTGAAGACCGCCCAGCCTGCAAACACTGAG CCTCGTCAGAtcctgctgcaggctgcaggaaaCGTTGGCCAGGCCAGCGGAGAGCTGCTGTCTCACATAGGAGAGACCGACACTGATCCACAGTTCCAG GACATGCTGATGCATTTGGCTAAGGCTGTGGCCAACGCCGCAGCAGCCCTGGTGCTTAAAGCTAAGAACGTGGCTCAGAAGACCGAGGACTCAGCCCAGCAGAACCGGGTCATTGCTGCAGCCACTCAGTGCGCTCTGTCCACATCCCAGCTGGTGGCCTGCACCAGG GTGGTGGCTCCAACCATCAGCTCCCCGGTGTGCCAGGAGCAGCTGATTGAGGCGGGCAAGCTAGTAGCCAAATCCGTAGAAGGCTGCGTGGATGCGTCGCAGGGGGCCACCGGCGACGAGGGCCTCCTGAAACAGGTGGGAGTGGCCGCCACGGGTGTCACTCATGCTCTCAATGAGCTTCTTCAGCACATCAAACAGTACGCCAGCGGAGGCCATCCTATCGGACGCCATGGAGAAGCCACCGACCGGATCCTGGATGTCACCGAGAACATCTTCAGCTCAATGGGAGATGCTG GTGAGATGGTTCGTCAGGCTCGTATCCTCGCCCAGGCCACGTCTGATCTTGTCAACGCCATCAAGATGGATGCAGAGGGAGAGACCGACCTGGAGAACTCACGCAAGCTGCTGTCAGCCGCCAAGCTGTTGGCAGATGCCACCGCTAAGATGGTGGAGGCTGCTAAG GGTGCAGCAGCAAACCCTGacagtgaggagcagcagcagaagttgCGAGAAGCTGCCGAAGGTCTCCGCATGGCCACCAACGCTGCCGCCCAGAATGCTATCAAGAAACGTCTGGTCAACAAGCTGGAG CATGCAGCCaaacaggcagcagcagctgccaCTCAGACCATCGCTGCTGCCCAGCACGCCGCCTCCTCCAACAGGAACACGGCTGCCCAGCAGCAGCTCGTCCAGAGCTGCAAG gtggTGGCAGAGCAGATCCCTCAGCTGGTTCAGGGGGTCCGAGGCAGCCAGTCTCAGCCTGACAGCCCCAGCGCTCAGCTGGCCCTCATCAGTGCCAGCCAGAACTTCCTGCAG CCTGGTGCCAAGATGGTTACAGCCTCCAAGGCCACAGTTCCCACCATCGGTGACCAGGCCTCAGCTATGCAGCTAGGCCAGTGTGCTAAGAACCTGGCCAGCGCTCTGGCTGAGCTCCGTACCACCTCCCAGAAG gctcaGGAAGCATGCGGTCCATTGGAGATCgaaaatgctctgtcaatggtGCGAGGTCTGGAGAAGGAAATCCAGGAAGCCAAGGCTTCAGCTGAGGGGGGCAAACTCAAACCTCTGCCAGGAGAGACG CTTGAGAAATGCTCCCAGGATCTGGGTACCAGCACCAAGGCTGTGAGCTCATCCATGGCTCAGCTGCTGAGTGAGGCCACCCAGGGCAACGAGAACTACACAG GCATGGCAGCCAGAGACGTGGCCCAGGCCCTCAAGTCCTTGGCCTCGGCCGCCAGAGGCGTCGCCGCCACCACGGACGACCGAGCGGCGAGGAACGCCATACTGGACTGCGCCCATGACGTCATGGATAAGTCAGGCAACCTGATCGAAGAGACCAAGAGGGCCATCGCCAAGCCAGGAGACCCAGAGAGTCAGCAGCGGCTGGCCCAG gtgGCTAAGGCGGTGTCTCAGGCCCTGAACCGATGTGTGAACTGCCTTCCTGGCCAGAGGGATGTGGACAACGCCATCCGCACCGTGGGCGAAGCCAGCAAGACTCTGCTGTCTAATTCT TTCCCGTCCAGTGGAAGGAGCTTCCAGGAGGTTCAGGCTCAGCTCAACGAGGTGGCGGCCGGTCTGAACCAGTCAGCCAATGAGGTGGTCCAGGCGTCCAGAGGGACCACCCAGGACCTGGCCAGGTCCACCAGCAAGTTTGGACAGGACTTCAGCACCTTCCTGGATGCTGGTGTTGATATGGCCGGAACATCCCAG tcTAAAGACGACCAAACACAGGTGGTGTCCAACCTGAAGACAATCTCCATGTCATCCAGCAAGCTGCTGCTGGCAGCCAAAGCCCTGTCCACTGACCAAAGCTCGCCCAACCTCAAGAACCAGCTGGCTGCTGCCGCTCG GGCAGTTACAGACAGCATCAACCAGCTCATCACCATGTGCACTCAGCAGGCTCCTGGTCAGAAGGAGTGTGACAACGCTCTCAGAGAGCTGGAG tcgGTGAGGGTGATGCTGGAGAACCCGACAGAAGGCATCAATGAGCTGTCGTACTTTGACTGCATCGACAGCGTCATGGAGAACTCTAAG GTCCTCGGTGAGTCCATGGCTGGCATTTCCCACAATGCCAAGAACTCCAACCTGCCAGAGTTTGGTGATTCCGTCAGCGGTGGCTCCAAAGCTCTGTGTGGTCTGACTGAAGCAGCTGCACAG GCTGCCTATCTGGTGGGAGTATCGGACCCCAACAGTTCAGCAGGACAGAGGGGCCTGGTGGACCCCGCTCAGTTTGCCCGGGCTAATCAGTCCATTCAGATGGCCTGCCAGAACCTGGTGGACCCAGCCTGCACCCAATCTCAG GTGCTCTCTGCAGCCACCATCGTGGCCAAACACACCTCGGCGCTGTGTAACGCCTGCCGCCTGGCGTCCTCCAAGACCGCCAACCCTGTTGCCAAGAGGCAGTTTGTCCAGTCAGCCAAAGAGGTGGCCAACACCACCGCCAACCTGGTCAAGTCCATAAAG GCTTTAGATGGAGCCTTTAACAacgagaacagagagaagtGTAAGGCTGCCACCGGTCCTCTGATAGAAGCTGTGGACAACCTGACCGCCTTCGCCTCCAACCCCGAGTTCGCCAGCATTCCTGCTCAGATCAGCCCTGAG GGTCATGCAGCCATGGAGCCCATAGTGGCGGCAGCGAAGACGATGCTGGAGAGCTCGACAGGCCTGATCCAGACTGCCCGTTCGCTGGCCGTCAACCCCAAAGACCCCCCCAAGTGGTCGGTGCTGGCCGGACACTCCAGGACTGTGTCTGACTCCATCAAGAAACTCATCACCAACATGAG AGAAAAGGCTCCTGGCCAGAGAGAATGCGACGACGCTATCGAAGTGCTGAACGGCTGCATCCGTGAGGTTGATCAGGCCTCTCTGGCTGCTATCAGCCAGCAGCTAACACCCCGAGAGGACATCTCCATGGag GCTCTCCATGAGCAGATGGCTGCCTCAGTCCACGAGATCAGTAACTTGATTGATCCTGTCGGAGTGGCTGCTCGCTCCGAGGCCTCCCAGCTGGGACACAAG GTGTCTCAGATGGCCAGCTACTTTGAGCCCCTCATCATGGCAGCCATTGGCACAGCGTCCAAGATCGTCAGCAGCCAACAGCAGATGGCTGTCTTAGACCAGACCAAAACCCTGACCGAGTCGGCCCTGCAGATGCTTTACACTGCCAAGGAGGCTGGAGGAAACCCCAAG gCAGCACACATGCAGGAGGCCCTGGAGGAATCGGTGCAGATGATGAAAGAAGCGGTAGACGACCTGGGTGCCACTCTGGCTGAGGCAGCCAGCGCGGCAGGTGCAGTGGGCGGCATGGTGGACTCCATCAATGACGCCATCAATAAAATGGAAGACTCACCTGCTCTTGATCCTGAAGGCACCTTCGTAGACTACCAGACCACCATGGTGAAAACGGCCAAGGCCATAGCTGTCACCGTGCAGGAGATG GTGACCAAGTCTAATACCAACCCTGATGACCTCGGAGGACTGGCCAACCAGCTCACCAATGAGTttggaaatcttgcaaatgagGCCAAATATGCAGCCGTGACGGCAGAGAACGACGAA ATTGGTTCTCACATTAAGAAGCAGGTGGGCGAGCTGGGTTTCAGCTGCACAGGTCTGGTGACCAAAGCTGGAGCTCTGCAGTGCAGCCCCAGCGACACATTCACCAAGAGAGAGCTGATTGAAAGCGCCCGCAAAGTCTCTGAGAAG GTCTCCTTTGTGTTGGCGTCCCTGCAGGCAGGTAACCGTGGCACCCAGGCCTGCATCACAGCAGCCAGTGCTGTGTCTGGAATCATTGCAGACCTCGACACCACCATCATGTTTGCCACTGCTGGAAGTCTGAACAGAGAGAACGCAGAGACCTTCGCTGACCACAG AGAATACATCCTGAAGACAGCCAAGGCTCTGGTGGAGGACACCAAGCTGCTGGTGTCCGGAGCCGGAGCCAGTCAGGAGAAACTGTCCCAGGCTGCCCAGTCCTCAGTGTCCACAATCACCAGATTGGCTGATGTGGTCAAACTGGGAGCTGCCAGCCTGGGTTCGGAAGACCCAGAGACCCAG GTGGTCCTGATCAACGCTGTGAAAGATGTGGCCAAAGCTCTGGGCAACCTCATCAGCGCCACCAAGGCAGCTGCAGGCAAATCTCACGATGACCCCAGCATGCTGCAGCTTAAGAGCTCTGCTAAG GTGATGGTGACCAACGTAACATCCCTCCTGAAGACGGTGAAGGCGGTGGAGGATGAAGCCACAAAGGGGACCAGAGCTTTGGAGTCCACAATTGAACACATCCGACAGGAGCTGGCT GTGTTCAGCAGTTCTGACCCACCGCCATCGACGACCACGCCAGAGGAGTTCATTCGCATGACTAAAGgaatcaccatggcaacggcAAAGGCAGTAGCTGCTGGGAATTCTTGTCGTCAGGAAGACGTCATCGCCACGGCCAACCTCAGCAGACGGGCCATCGCTGACATGCTGCACTCCTGCAAG CAAGCCGCTTACCACCCAGAGGTCAGCAAGGAGGTCCAGATGAGAGCTCTGCGCTACGGCAACGAATGTGCTACTGGGTATCTGGGACTGCTGGAGCATGTGCTGGTG CCG ATCATCCACAAGCCCTCTCATGATCTGAAGCAACAGTTGTCCAACTACTCCAAGCGGGTGGCGGGCTCCGTCACCGAGCTCATCCAAGCTGCCGAGGCCATGAAAG